One Mya arenaria isolate MELC-2E11 chromosome 5, ASM2691426v1 genomic window carries:
- the LOC128235887 gene encoding receptor-type tyrosine-protein phosphatase epsilon-like, with product MDGTRFERQLIQFHYTSWPATALSLVQFWRKVRQSEFVENTPWMVHCSAGVGMTGTFIALDYLYDQGKVDEKLNVPETVNVLREQRVCMVQTKEQYLYLHEAILELLDPVGLIFTPENSMRFQSTVTEYRKLIKEFKAITDSIVNVTTVENDNDFDRMPDGQLPENKCKSIDMNVIPDDMFRPLISSGNDFINAVYIPTYRESEKYIVTQFPLQNTTVDFVRLLWDHSIRDVVLLDQDDEKACLQISAEIKIRSHIDL from the exons ATG GACGGAACAAGATTCGAACGACAATTGATCCAGTTTCATTACACATCATGGCCAGCGACGGCTTTGTCTTTAGTGCAGTTTTGGAGAAAAGTGAGACAGAGTGAATTTGTGGAAAACACACCCTGGATGGTGCATTGCAG TGCCGGCGTAGGAATGACAGGGACCTTCATTGCCTTAGACTATCTCTATGACCAAGGAAAGGTTGATGAGAAACTGAATGTTCCAGAAACTGTGAATGTTCTAAGAGAGCAACGAGTATGCATGGTTCAGACAAAG GAGCAGTATCTCTACCTTCATGAAGCTATTTTGGAACTGCTAGACCCCGTTGGACTGATTTTTACTCCGGAAAATAGCATGAGGTTTCAGTCAACTGTAACAGAATACAGAAAACTTATCAAAGAGTTCAAA gCAATAACAGATTCAATCGTAAATGTGACAACAGTGGAAAACGATAACGATTTTGACAGAATGCCTGACGGTCAATTACCGGAAAACAAGTGCAAATCAATCGATATGAACGTCATACCAG ATGACATGTTTAGACCTCTCATTTCGTCTGGAAATGATTTCATAAATGCTGTGTATATTCCG ACGTACAGAGAGAGTGAAAAATACATTGTGACGCAGTTTCCATTGCAAAATACAACTGTTGATTTTGTTCGACTTTTGTGGGACCACAGCATTCGAGATGTCGTTTTACTGGACCAAGATGACGAAAAGGCATGTCTACAAATCTCTGCGGAGATAAAGATACGATCTCACATTGActtataa